A region from the Nocardioides coralli genome encodes:
- a CDS encoding type II toxin-antitoxin system VapB family antitoxin, with the protein MIFKRVGLGRPYPDHGLTSQAWAALPPRQIRLDELVTTKDTLRLDALLDEDSTFYGDLFAHVVEWQGEYYLEDGLHRALRAALQQRNVLHARVHSVAG; encoded by the coding sequence GTGATCTTCAAGCGCGTGGGCCTGGGGCGGCCCTACCCCGACCACGGGCTGACGTCCCAGGCCTGGGCCGCCCTGCCGCCGCGCCAGATCCGACTCGACGAGCTGGTGACGACCAAGGACACGCTGCGCCTCGACGCGCTCCTCGACGAGGACTCCACCTTCTACGGCGACCTCTTCGCCCACGTGGTCGAGTGGCAGGGCGAGTACTACCTCGAGGACGGCCTCCACCGGGCGCTCCGCGCAGCGCTCCAGCAGCGCAACGTCCTCCACGCCCGGGTCCACTCGGTGGCGGGCTGA
- the eccCa gene encoding type VII secretion protein EccCa → MSTTLRGTRLEEPEMPSGRIVLQPPPEIEPHEGASGVLMNAIPMLGSLGSIVLVASMAGQAGGANAGRSYIAAGMFLFATLGFIVVQIDRQRKQRAQQVTGSRTEYLRYLGNVREVAREAADQQRRALLWHHPEPSALPALAEERSRVWEHGTGDDNFLHVRYGTCTQPLSTELVPPESAPVDQVDPAAASALHRLLVVHRLQPDLPASIDLRAFDRVELCGGEEQVRSLARAMICSATAFHAPEHLLVAVLAREDHLVHWDWLKWLPHAQSPRERDAVGPQRIVTTSLDELASLLPPDLADRSRFGASEPPATPHILLVTDGATLPPGNHVVPPDGLHGVTVLDLPVRWDELEDHSRLRLELTGEEPVRGRQPLLAVRVREEPVRATGDQCDLATAEAFARRLTPLHTVASRQTEPSGEITGPSDFTDLLGLGDVHALEPAAGWRPRPARDRLRVPIGVGEGGAPVHLDLKESAQQGMGPHGLVIGATGSGKSEFLRTLVLGLAMTHSPEQLNMVLVDFKGGATFAGMARMPHVSAVITNLAQELTLVDRMQDALSGEMVRRQELLREAGNVASVRDYERARSAGEDLPPLPSLFIVVDEFSEMLSAKPEFIDLFVAIGRLGRSLGLHLLLASQRLEEGRLRGLESHLSYRIGLRTFSAGESRAVLGVPDAYELPSVPGLGYLKPDPTSMLRFKAAYVSGPPSGQPRVRRDQGGHLQGILPFTVAKVVDPTASTAPAPEPAPAPAPAEQDSLLDVAVARMAGHGPSAHQVWLPPLDVPDTLDDLMADLAVEPELGLVSRQWRALGGLVVPIGTVDRPREQRRDTLSVDLGGAAGHVAVVGGPRSGKSTLLRTIVTSLALTTTPQESQFFVLDFGGGTFAPLARLPHVSGVGTRAEPDVVRRVLAEVHGIVDRREAYFRAQGIDSIETYRSRRSRGQADDGYGDVFLVVDGWSTLRADFDEIELEIQQLSARGLTFGVHIVAAASRWADFRSAMRDVFGTRLELRLGDALDSEIDRKVAQLVPTGRPGRGLVPGKQHFLGALPRIDGQPVAETVGDGVDDLVARVTAAWSGPEGPKLRLLPERIGLDAVRDQAASRGLAEQLLLLGVDEKELAPVALDADSEPHLLVLGDGRSGKSSVLRAYLREVMRTRTPQQAQLVVVDYRRALLGEVPEEYLLNYLTSGAQAGPVLRDLADYLQNRIPGEAVTPEQLRNRTWWQGAEVFVVVDDYDLVATQQSSPVAALQPLMAQARDVGLHVAVARRSGGASRAMYEPVLQSMRDLAMPGLLLSGSPDEGPLIGNLKPTPSPPGRGRLVTRDRGVETLQTAWTDVAL, encoded by the coding sequence GTGAGCACGACGCTTCGGGGCACGCGGCTCGAGGAGCCCGAGATGCCGTCGGGACGGATCGTCCTGCAACCGCCGCCCGAGATCGAGCCGCACGAGGGCGCCAGCGGCGTCCTCATGAACGCCATCCCGATGCTGGGCAGCTTGGGCTCGATCGTGCTCGTGGCCTCGATGGCCGGCCAGGCGGGTGGCGCCAACGCCGGTCGCAGCTACATCGCCGCCGGCATGTTCCTCTTCGCCACCCTCGGCTTCATCGTGGTGCAGATCGACCGGCAGCGGAAGCAGCGCGCCCAGCAGGTCACGGGGTCGCGCACCGAGTACCTGCGCTACCTCGGCAACGTCCGCGAGGTGGCGCGCGAGGCCGCCGACCAGCAACGCCGGGCGTTGCTCTGGCACCACCCCGAGCCGAGCGCCCTGCCGGCTCTCGCCGAGGAACGGTCCCGTGTCTGGGAGCACGGCACCGGTGACGACAACTTCCTGCACGTCCGCTACGGCACCTGCACCCAGCCGCTCTCCACCGAGCTGGTGCCCCCGGAGAGCGCGCCCGTCGACCAGGTCGACCCCGCGGCGGCGTCGGCGCTCCACCGGCTGCTCGTGGTGCACCGGCTCCAGCCGGACCTCCCGGCGAGCATCGACCTGCGGGCCTTCGACCGCGTCGAGCTCTGCGGCGGCGAGGAGCAGGTGCGGTCGCTGGCGCGGGCGATGATCTGCTCGGCGACGGCCTTCCACGCACCCGAGCACCTGCTGGTGGCGGTCCTGGCTCGCGAGGACCACCTGGTGCACTGGGACTGGCTGAAGTGGCTGCCGCACGCCCAGAGCCCCCGCGAGCGCGACGCCGTCGGACCCCAGCGGATCGTCACCACCTCGCTCGACGAGCTCGCCTCCCTGCTGCCGCCCGACCTCGCCGACCGCTCCCGCTTCGGGGCGTCCGAGCCGCCGGCGACCCCGCACATCCTGCTGGTCACCGACGGGGCCACGCTGCCGCCCGGCAACCACGTCGTACCCCCCGACGGCCTGCACGGCGTCACGGTGCTCGACCTCCCCGTGCGGTGGGACGAGCTGGAGGACCACAGCCGGCTGCGGCTGGAGCTCACCGGCGAGGAGCCGGTGCGCGGACGACAGCCGCTGCTCGCCGTGCGGGTGCGGGAGGAGCCGGTCCGGGCGACGGGCGACCAGTGCGACCTCGCCACCGCCGAGGCGTTCGCACGCCGGCTCACGCCACTCCACACCGTCGCCTCGCGCCAGACCGAGCCGAGCGGGGAGATCACCGGGCCCTCGGACTTCACCGACCTGCTCGGGCTGGGCGACGTCCATGCCCTCGAGCCCGCGGCGGGCTGGCGCCCGCGTCCGGCCCGCGACCGGCTGCGGGTGCCGATCGGGGTCGGCGAGGGCGGCGCCCCGGTCCACCTCGACCTCAAGGAGAGCGCCCAGCAGGGCATGGGGCCGCACGGCCTCGTCATCGGCGCCACGGGCTCGGGCAAGTCGGAGTTCCTCCGCACGCTCGTGCTCGGGCTCGCGATGACCCACTCCCCCGAGCAGCTCAACATGGTGCTGGTCGACTTCAAGGGGGGCGCGACCTTCGCCGGCATGGCGCGGATGCCCCACGTCTCGGCGGTCATCACCAACCTGGCCCAGGAGCTCACCCTGGTCGACCGCATGCAGGACGCGTTGTCGGGGGAGATGGTGCGCCGCCAGGAGCTGCTGCGGGAGGCCGGCAACGTCGCCTCGGTCCGCGACTACGAGCGGGCCCGCAGCGCGGGCGAGGACCTCCCACCCCTGCCGTCGCTGTTCATCGTGGTCGACGAGTTCAGCGAGATGCTCTCGGCCAAGCCGGAGTTCATCGACCTGTTCGTCGCCATCGGGCGCCTGGGCCGTTCCCTCGGGCTCCACCTGCTGCTGGCCTCGCAGCGGCTCGAGGAGGGGCGGCTGCGTGGCCTGGAGTCCCACCTGTCCTACCGGATCGGGTTGCGGACGTTCAGCGCCGGCGAGTCCCGGGCCGTGCTCGGCGTTCCCGACGCCTACGAGCTGCCGTCCGTCCCGGGCCTGGGCTACCTCAAGCCCGATCCCACCTCGATGCTCCGGTTCAAGGCGGCCTACGTCTCCGGCCCGCCGAGCGGACAGCCACGCGTACGCCGCGACCAGGGCGGCCACCTGCAGGGGATCCTCCCGTTCACGGTCGCGAAGGTGGTCGACCCGACCGCGTCGACCGCTCCCGCTCCCGAGCCCGCGCCTGCGCCGGCGCCGGCCGAGCAGGACTCGCTGCTCGACGTCGCCGTGGCCAGGATGGCCGGTCACGGGCCGTCCGCCCACCAGGTGTGGCTGCCGCCGCTCGACGTCCCCGACACCCTCGACGACCTCATGGCCGACCTCGCCGTCGAGCCGGAGCTCGGCCTGGTGTCGCGGCAGTGGCGGGCGCTCGGCGGCCTCGTCGTCCCGATCGGCACCGTCGACCGGCCGCGCGAGCAGCGCCGCGACACGCTGTCGGTCGACCTCGGCGGAGCCGCTGGCCACGTCGCCGTCGTCGGTGGCCCACGCAGCGGGAAGAGCACCCTGCTGCGGACCATCGTCACCAGCCTGGCGCTGACCACCACCCCGCAGGAGTCGCAGTTCTTCGTGCTCGACTTCGGTGGCGGCACCTTCGCCCCGCTCGCGCGGTTGCCGCACGTGTCGGGAGTCGGCACCCGGGCCGAGCCCGACGTGGTGCGCCGGGTCCTGGCCGAGGTGCACGGGATCGTCGACCGGCGCGAGGCGTACTTCCGGGCGCAGGGCATCGACTCGATCGAGACCTACCGGAGCAGGCGGTCCCGGGGACAGGCCGACGACGGGTACGGCGACGTCTTCCTCGTCGTCGACGGCTGGTCGACGCTGCGGGCCGACTTCGACGAGATCGAGCTCGAGATCCAGCAGCTGTCGGCCCGCGGTCTGACCTTCGGCGTCCACATCGTGGCGGCGGCGTCGCGCTGGGCCGACTTCCGCTCCGCGATGCGCGACGTCTTCGGGACCAGGCTCGAGCTCCGACTCGGCGACGCCCTCGACTCCGAGATCGACCGCAAGGTCGCCCAGCTCGTGCCGACGGGTCGCCCGGGTCGCGGCCTGGTGCCCGGCAAGCAGCACTTCCTCGGCGCCCTCCCCCGCATCGACGGCCAGCCGGTGGCCGAGACCGTCGGTGACGGTGTGGACGACCTCGTCGCCCGCGTCACGGCCGCCTGGTCGGGTCCGGAGGGCCCCAAGCTGCGGCTGCTGCCCGAGCGGATCGGCCTCGACGCGGTGCGCGACCAGGCCGCGTCGCGGGGGCTGGCGGAGCAGCTGCTGCTGCTCGGCGTCGATGAAAAGGAGCTGGCCCCGGTCGCCCTCGACGCCGACAGCGAGCCCCACCTGCTGGTGCTCGGCGACGGCCGCTCCGGCAAGAGCTCGGTGCTGCGGGCCTATCTCCGGGAGGTCATGCGCACCCGCACCCCCCAGCAGGCCCAGCTCGTGGTGGTCGACTACCGTCGGGCGCTGCTGGGTGAGGTGCCGGAGGAGTACCTCCTCAACTACCTCACCTCGGGCGCCCAGGCCGGTCCGGTGCTCCGCGACCTGGCCGACTACCTGCAGAACCGGATCCCCGGCGAGGCCGTCACCCCGGAGCAGCTGCGCAACCGGACGTGGTGGCAGGGAGCGGAGGTCTTCGTCGTCGTCGACGACTACGACCTCGTCGCCACCCAGCAGAGCTCGCCGGTCGCGGCCCTGCAGCCGCTGATGGCCCAGGCTCGTGACGTCGGCCTCCACGTCGCGGTGGCGCGCCGCTCCGGGGGCGCGTCCCGGGCGATGTACGAGCCGGTGCTGCAGTCGATGCGCGACCTCGCGATGCCCGGCCTCCTGCTGTCCGGCAGCCCGGACGAGGGGCCGCTGATCGGCAACCTCAAGCCGACCCCCTCACCGCCCGGGCGGGGGCGGCTGGTCACCCGCGACCGCGGCGTCGAGACGCTGCAGACCGCCTGGACCGACGTGGCGCTCTGA
- a CDS encoding helicase HerA-like domain-containing protein — MSEQHPIEAAVAPGYEFTGPSLELGGLMADASTITGTRVRIPLAMLNRHGLVAGATGTGKTKTLQLLAEQLSAHGVPVFAADVKGDLSGLAVAGEDGPRIQERASSVGQEWTATAFPVEFYALGGQGTGIPLRVTMSAFGPVLLSKVLGLNQTQESSLGLIFHYADTHGLPLLDLADLRAVVHHLVSEEGKAELKELGGLSSATAGVILRELVAFENQGAAAFFGEPEFASEELLQTVEGRGLISLVELPELQDRPAVFSTFLMWLLADLFNDLPEVGDTDRPKLVFFFDEAHLLFDDASEAFLDQVAQTVRLIRSKGVGVFFVTQQPTDVPDEVLAQLGSRVQHQLRAHTPNDAKALRATVATYPTSAYDDLGAVLTSLGIGEAVVTVMDERGAPTPVAWTMLRAPESLMGPADPAAMQAIVEASPRHARYAEAVDRDSARERLAARLEEGARKAEAEQPPATTSKGPEAPAPQRWDERDLVQDVVSSPVFKDFMRTAAREIARGVFGAGRR; from the coding sequence ATGAGCGAGCAGCACCCCATCGAGGCTGCGGTCGCACCCGGCTACGAGTTCACCGGGCCGTCGCTGGAGCTCGGGGGTCTGATGGCCGACGCCTCGACCATCACCGGCACCCGGGTCCGCATCCCCCTCGCGATGCTCAACCGCCACGGTCTCGTCGCCGGCGCCACCGGTACCGGCAAGACCAAGACCCTGCAGCTGCTCGCCGAGCAGCTCAGCGCCCACGGCGTACCCGTCTTCGCGGCCGACGTGAAGGGGGACCTCTCCGGCCTCGCCGTCGCCGGTGAGGACGGGCCCCGGATCCAGGAGCGGGCGTCCTCGGTCGGCCAGGAGTGGACCGCCACCGCCTTCCCGGTCGAGTTCTACGCGCTCGGCGGCCAGGGCACCGGGATCCCGCTGCGGGTCACCATGAGTGCCTTCGGCCCCGTGCTGCTGAGCAAGGTCCTGGGACTCAACCAGACCCAGGAGTCGAGCCTGGGCCTGATCTTCCACTACGCCGACACCCACGGCCTGCCGCTGCTCGACCTCGCCGACCTCCGCGCCGTGGTGCACCACCTCGTGAGCGAGGAGGGCAAGGCCGAGCTGAAGGAGCTCGGCGGGCTGTCGTCGGCCACCGCTGGTGTGATCCTGCGCGAGCTCGTCGCCTTCGAGAACCAGGGCGCCGCCGCGTTCTTCGGCGAGCCGGAGTTCGCCTCCGAGGAGCTGCTCCAGACCGTCGAGGGACGTGGCCTCATCAGCCTGGTCGAGCTGCCCGAGCTGCAGGACCGCCCCGCCGTGTTCTCGACCTTCCTCATGTGGCTCCTCGCCGACCTCTTCAACGACCTCCCGGAGGTCGGCGACACCGATCGGCCCAAGCTCGTCTTCTTCTTCGACGAGGCACACCTGCTCTTCGACGACGCCTCCGAGGCGTTCCTCGACCAGGTGGCCCAGACGGTGCGCCTGATCCGGTCCAAGGGCGTCGGTGTGTTCTTCGTGACCCAGCAACCCACCGACGTCCCCGACGAGGTGCTCGCGCAGCTGGGGTCGCGGGTCCAGCACCAGCTGCGGGCCCACACCCCCAACGACGCGAAGGCGCTGCGGGCGACCGTCGCGACCTATCCCACCAGCGCCTACGACGACCTCGGTGCCGTGCTCACCTCCCTCGGGATCGGTGAGGCGGTCGTGACCGTGATGGACGAACGCGGCGCTCCGACACCGGTGGCCTGGACGATGTTGCGCGCGCCCGAGTCGCTCATGGGGCCGGCCGACCCGGCCGCCATGCAGGCGATCGTCGAGGCCAGCCCGCGCCACGCGCGCTACGCCGAGGCGGTCGACCGCGACTCCGCACGCGAACGGCTCGCGGCGCGGCTCGAGGAGGGCGCGCGCAAGGCGGAGGCGGAGCAGCCGCCGGCGACCACGTCGAAGGGCCCGGAGGCTCCCGCGCCCCAGCGGTGGGACGAGCGTGACCTCGTGCAGGACGTGGTCTCCTCGCCCGTCTTCAAGGACTTCATGCGTACCGCCGCCCGCGAGATCGCCCGGGGGGTGTTCGGCGCGGGTCGCCGCTGA
- a CDS encoding LytR C-terminal domain-containing protein, giving the protein MTLLVLGGLLVLATVWGWSALTEPFPEKADPPICVDRDFEQGDTVARRDVTVSVWNASNRNGLAGLTMDLLTDVGFSRGQEGNAPDGAEVKRVQVWTGLPKKHPAVRLVARKLGKKVKVVDRTPDVAGVLVVVGNAFDDLAKGGPRKVQADESVVICGPPAVS; this is encoded by the coding sequence GTGACGCTCCTCGTCCTCGGCGGGCTGCTGGTGCTGGCGACGGTGTGGGGCTGGTCCGCCCTCACCGAGCCCTTCCCGGAGAAGGCGGACCCGCCGATCTGTGTCGACCGCGACTTCGAGCAGGGCGACACGGTGGCCCGCCGCGACGTGACGGTGAGTGTCTGGAACGCCAGCAACCGCAACGGGCTGGCGGGGTTGACGATGGACCTCCTCACCGACGTGGGGTTCTCGCGCGGCCAGGAGGGCAACGCCCCGGACGGCGCCGAGGTGAAGCGGGTGCAGGTGTGGACCGGGCTGCCGAAGAAGCACCCCGCCGTCCGGCTGGTGGCTCGCAAGCTCGGCAAGAAGGTGAAGGTCGTCGACCGGACCCCCGACGTCGCCGGCGTGCTGGTGGTCGTCGGCAACGCCTTCGACGACCTGGCCAAGGGCGGCCCCCGGAAGGTCCAGGCGGATGAGTCCGTGGTCATCTGCGGCCCGCCGGCGGTGAGCTGA